From a single Solanum dulcamara chromosome 4, daSolDulc1.2, whole genome shotgun sequence genomic region:
- the LOC129886622 gene encoding subtilisin-like protease SBT4.14 isoform X3 — protein sequence MLRNNHFCWLLSYQLLLILILTGIEAVEVDSKEDFYIVFLKDHPVNEESAFQRHISVLSSLKGRDATEFHVYSFTKIFNAFAAKLYQHEVHKLSSMDEVVSVIPNRYRKLHTTRSWEFIGLPATAKRRLKRESNIIVGVFDTGITPQSKSFKDDGLGPPPAKWKGSCHHFANFSGCNNKLIGARYFKLDKVPDPNDIMSPIDVHGHGTHTSSTLAGSLVPDASLFGLARGTARGAVPSARVAMYKVCWATSGCSDIDILAAFEASIIDGVDIISISIGGLAGGYTTDVISVGAFHAMRKGILTVASAGNDGPNLNTVANHAPWVLTVAASGIDREFRSKVLLGNGRTVSGIGVNTFDPKQKLYPLAMGVDIAKSSDTRESSRYCTEGSMDPRKVKGKLVYCQLGSWGADSVVKELGGIGTIIESDQFLDSAQIFMAPSTIVNSSIGKSLNSYMHSERLPSAVIYRSQEVKIKAPFIASFSSRGPNPGTKRLLKPDIAAPGIDILASYTPMKSLTGLKGDTQYSEFTLMSGTSMSCPHVGGAAAYVKSFHPDWSPSAIKSAIITTDL from the exons ATGTTGAGGAACAACCACTTCTGTTGGCTTCTATCTTATCAGCTTCTTCTTATCTTGATCTTGACTGGCATTGAAGCTGTTGAAGTAGATAGTAAAGAA GACTTTTACATTGTTTTCTTGAAAGATCATCCGGTGAACGAAGAATCTGCATTTCAGAGACATATTAGTGTCCTGTCATCTTTAAAGGGAAG GGATGCAACAGAATTTCATGTTTATAGCTTTACAAAAATCTTCAATGCATTTGCAGCAAAGCTATATCAACATGAAGTTCATAAGTTATCCA GCATGGATGAAGTGGTTTCTGTCATACCAAATAGATACAGGAAGCTACATACTACAAGATCATGGGAATTTATTGGTTTGCCTGCAACAGCAAAAAGAAGATTGAAAAGGGAGAGCAACATTATCGTGGGAGTCTTCGATACAG GGATAACTCCTCAATCAAAAAGCTTTAAGGATGATGGTCTTGGTCCCCCTCCAGCAAAATGGAAAGGAAGTTGTCACCATTTTGCAAATTTTTCTGGATGCAACAA TAAGCTTATAGGGGCAAGATACTTCAAGCTGGACAAAGTTCCTGATCCAAATGACATAATGTCACCAATTGACGTGCACGGCCATGGAACACATACATCATCCACCCTAGCGGGAAGTCTGGTACCTGATGCAAGCTTATTTGGTCTTGCCCGAGGGACTGCACGTGGAGCGGTTCCGTCTGCTAGAGTAGCTATGTACAAAGTCTGTTGGGCGACATCAGGTTGTTCAGATATTGACATTCTAGCTGCATTTGAAGCTTCCATTATTGATGGTGTGGACATAATATCCATCTCAATTGGTGGTCTTGCTGGTGGTTATACGACTGATGTGATATCCGTTGGGGCATTTCATGCCATGAGAAAAGGGATTCTTACTGTGGCTTCAGCTGGAAATGATGGACCTAACCTCAACACTGTCGCGAACCATGCACCATGGGTGCTAACTGTGGCAGCTAGTGGCATTGATAGGGAGTTTAGGAGTAAGGTGTTGTTGGGAAATGGGAGAACAGTCTCA GGGATTGGAGTTAACACGTTTGATCCAAAGCAGAAATTGTATCCTCTTGCAATGGGAGTTGATATAGCCAAGAGCTCTGATACTCGAGAAAGTTCAAG GTACTGTACTGAAGGATCAATGGACCCTAGAAAGGTAAAAGGAAAGCTTGTTTATTGCCAGTTAGGTTCTTGGGGTGCTGATTCTGTTGTAAAAGAGCTTGGAGGAATTGGCACTATTATTGAGAGTGATCAGTTTCTTGattctgcccaaattttcatgGCTCCGTCAACAATAGTTAACAGCAGCATAGGGAAAAGTTTGAATAGCTATATGCATTCAGAAAG ATTACCTTCAGCAGTAATATACAGATCACAAGAAGTCAAGATCAAAGCTCCATTCATCGCATCATTTTCATCAAGAGGTCCAAATCCGGGAACAAAGCGCCTTCTGAAG CCTGATATTGCAGCTCCAGGAATTGACATTCTGGCTTCTTACACCCCGATGAAATCACTCACCGGTCTGAAAGGTGATACTCAATATTCAGAATTCACTCTCATGTCTGGCACTtccatgtcatgccctcatgtTGGTGGTGCAGCTGCCTATGTAAAGTCATTCCATCCTGACTGGTCTCCTTCTGCTATTAAGTCTGCCATCATCACTACTG ATCTATGA
- the LOC129886622 gene encoding subtilisin-like protease SBT4.14 isoform X1, with protein sequence MLRNNHFCWLLSYQLLLILILTGIEAVEVDSKEDFYIVFLKDHPVNEESAFQRHISVLSSLKGRDATEFHVYSFTKIFNAFAAKLYQHEVHKLSSMDEVVSVIPNRYRKLHTTRSWEFIGLPATAKRRLKRESNIIVGVFDTGITPQSKSFKDDGLGPPPAKWKGSCHHFANFSGCNNKLIGARYFKLDKVPDPNDIMSPIDVHGHGTHTSSTLAGSLVPDASLFGLARGTARGAVPSARVAMYKVCWATSGCSDIDILAAFEASIIDGVDIISISIGGLAGGYTTDVISVGAFHAMRKGILTVASAGNDGPNLNTVANHAPWVLTVAASGIDREFRSKVLLGNGRTVSGIGVNTFDPKQKLYPLAMGVDIAKSSDTRESSRYCTEGSMDPRKVKGKLVYCQLGSWGADSVVKELGGIGTIIESDQFLDSAQIFMAPSTIVNSSIGKSLNSYMHSERLPSAVIYRSQEVKIKAPFIASFSSRGPNPGTKRLLKPDIAAPGIDILASYTPMKSLTGLKGDTQYSEFTLMSGTSMSCPHVGGAAAYVKSFHPDWSPSAIKSAIITTARSMSSKVDREAEFAYGAGQVNPMKARSPGLVYDMDDMSYIQFLCHEGYNSSSVSSLLRQQVNCSTLIPANGEDAINYPTMQLGLKSDQEPTIGIFRRRVTNVGQATSVYNATIRAPKGVDITVQPMTLSFTRAMQKRSFKVVVKAKPMSNAIILSGSLIWKSSRHIVRSPIVVYDPKVFDEVVM encoded by the exons ATGTTGAGGAACAACCACTTCTGTTGGCTTCTATCTTATCAGCTTCTTCTTATCTTGATCTTGACTGGCATTGAAGCTGTTGAAGTAGATAGTAAAGAA GACTTTTACATTGTTTTCTTGAAAGATCATCCGGTGAACGAAGAATCTGCATTTCAGAGACATATTAGTGTCCTGTCATCTTTAAAGGGAAG GGATGCAACAGAATTTCATGTTTATAGCTTTACAAAAATCTTCAATGCATTTGCAGCAAAGCTATATCAACATGAAGTTCATAAGTTATCCA GCATGGATGAAGTGGTTTCTGTCATACCAAATAGATACAGGAAGCTACATACTACAAGATCATGGGAATTTATTGGTTTGCCTGCAACAGCAAAAAGAAGATTGAAAAGGGAGAGCAACATTATCGTGGGAGTCTTCGATACAG GGATAACTCCTCAATCAAAAAGCTTTAAGGATGATGGTCTTGGTCCCCCTCCAGCAAAATGGAAAGGAAGTTGTCACCATTTTGCAAATTTTTCTGGATGCAACAA TAAGCTTATAGGGGCAAGATACTTCAAGCTGGACAAAGTTCCTGATCCAAATGACATAATGTCACCAATTGACGTGCACGGCCATGGAACACATACATCATCCACCCTAGCGGGAAGTCTGGTACCTGATGCAAGCTTATTTGGTCTTGCCCGAGGGACTGCACGTGGAGCGGTTCCGTCTGCTAGAGTAGCTATGTACAAAGTCTGTTGGGCGACATCAGGTTGTTCAGATATTGACATTCTAGCTGCATTTGAAGCTTCCATTATTGATGGTGTGGACATAATATCCATCTCAATTGGTGGTCTTGCTGGTGGTTATACGACTGATGTGATATCCGTTGGGGCATTTCATGCCATGAGAAAAGGGATTCTTACTGTGGCTTCAGCTGGAAATGATGGACCTAACCTCAACACTGTCGCGAACCATGCACCATGGGTGCTAACTGTGGCAGCTAGTGGCATTGATAGGGAGTTTAGGAGTAAGGTGTTGTTGGGAAATGGGAGAACAGTCTCA GGGATTGGAGTTAACACGTTTGATCCAAAGCAGAAATTGTATCCTCTTGCAATGGGAGTTGATATAGCCAAGAGCTCTGATACTCGAGAAAGTTCAAG GTACTGTACTGAAGGATCAATGGACCCTAGAAAGGTAAAAGGAAAGCTTGTTTATTGCCAGTTAGGTTCTTGGGGTGCTGATTCTGTTGTAAAAGAGCTTGGAGGAATTGGCACTATTATTGAGAGTGATCAGTTTCTTGattctgcccaaattttcatgGCTCCGTCAACAATAGTTAACAGCAGCATAGGGAAAAGTTTGAATAGCTATATGCATTCAGAAAG ATTACCTTCAGCAGTAATATACAGATCACAAGAAGTCAAGATCAAAGCTCCATTCATCGCATCATTTTCATCAAGAGGTCCAAATCCGGGAACAAAGCGCCTTCTGAAG CCTGATATTGCAGCTCCAGGAATTGACATTCTGGCTTCTTACACCCCGATGAAATCACTCACCGGTCTGAAAGGTGATACTCAATATTCAGAATTCACTCTCATGTCTGGCACTtccatgtcatgccctcatgtTGGTGGTGCAGCTGCCTATGTAAAGTCATTCCATCCTGACTGGTCTCCTTCTGCTATTAAGTCTGCCATCATCACTACTG CAAGATCTATGAGCTCAAAGGTGGACAGGGAAGCAGAGTTTGCGTATGGTGCTGGACAAGTTAATCCGATGAAAGCAAGAAGCCCTGGATTAGTCTATGACATGGATGATATGTCATATATCCAATTCTTATGCCATGAAGGCTACAATTCATCATCAGTGTCCAGTTTACTTCGACAACAGGTAAATTGCTCCACATTGATTCCTGCAAATGGGGAAGATGCTATCAACTATCCCACAATGCAGCTTGGCCTAAAGAGTGATCAAGAACCAACCATAGGCATTTTCAGGAGGAGAGTTACCAATGTTGGCCAAGCTACGTCTGTTTATAATGCAACCATCAGAGCTCCCAAGGGAGTGGATATCACTGTACAACCAATGACTCTCTCCTTCACACGTGCAATGCAGAAGAGAAGTTTCAAGGTTGTTGTAAAGGCAAAACCAATGTCAAATGCTATAATATTGTCAGGTTCACTCATTTGGAAAAGCTCCCGGCACATTGTAAGAAGTCCTATAGTAGTTTATGATCCAAAAGTTTTTGATGAAGTTGTAATGTGA
- the LOC129886622 gene encoding subtilisin-like protease SBT4.14 isoform X2 — MDEVVSVIPNRYRKLHTTRSWEFIGLPATAKRRLKRESNIIVGVFDTGITPQSKSFKDDGLGPPPAKWKGSCHHFANFSGCNNKLIGARYFKLDKVPDPNDIMSPIDVHGHGTHTSSTLAGSLVPDASLFGLARGTARGAVPSARVAMYKVCWATSGCSDIDILAAFEASIIDGVDIISISIGGLAGGYTTDVISVGAFHAMRKGILTVASAGNDGPNLNTVANHAPWVLTVAASGIDREFRSKVLLGNGRTVSGIGVNTFDPKQKLYPLAMGVDIAKSSDTRESSRYCTEGSMDPRKVKGKLVYCQLGSWGADSVVKELGGIGTIIESDQFLDSAQIFMAPSTIVNSSIGKSLNSYMHSERLPSAVIYRSQEVKIKAPFIASFSSRGPNPGTKRLLKPDIAAPGIDILASYTPMKSLTGLKGDTQYSEFTLMSGTSMSCPHVGGAAAYVKSFHPDWSPSAIKSAIITTARSMSSKVDREAEFAYGAGQVNPMKARSPGLVYDMDDMSYIQFLCHEGYNSSSVSSLLRQQVNCSTLIPANGEDAINYPTMQLGLKSDQEPTIGIFRRRVTNVGQATSVYNATIRAPKGVDITVQPMTLSFTRAMQKRSFKVVVKAKPMSNAIILSGSLIWKSSRHIVRSPIVVYDPKVFDEVVM, encoded by the exons ATGGATGAAGTGGTTTCTGTCATACCAAATAGATACAGGAAGCTACATACTACAAGATCATGGGAATTTATTGGTTTGCCTGCAACAGCAAAAAGAAGATTGAAAAGGGAGAGCAACATTATCGTGGGAGTCTTCGATACAG GGATAACTCCTCAATCAAAAAGCTTTAAGGATGATGGTCTTGGTCCCCCTCCAGCAAAATGGAAAGGAAGTTGTCACCATTTTGCAAATTTTTCTGGATGCAACAA TAAGCTTATAGGGGCAAGATACTTCAAGCTGGACAAAGTTCCTGATCCAAATGACATAATGTCACCAATTGACGTGCACGGCCATGGAACACATACATCATCCACCCTAGCGGGAAGTCTGGTACCTGATGCAAGCTTATTTGGTCTTGCCCGAGGGACTGCACGTGGAGCGGTTCCGTCTGCTAGAGTAGCTATGTACAAAGTCTGTTGGGCGACATCAGGTTGTTCAGATATTGACATTCTAGCTGCATTTGAAGCTTCCATTATTGATGGTGTGGACATAATATCCATCTCAATTGGTGGTCTTGCTGGTGGTTATACGACTGATGTGATATCCGTTGGGGCATTTCATGCCATGAGAAAAGGGATTCTTACTGTGGCTTCAGCTGGAAATGATGGACCTAACCTCAACACTGTCGCGAACCATGCACCATGGGTGCTAACTGTGGCAGCTAGTGGCATTGATAGGGAGTTTAGGAGTAAGGTGTTGTTGGGAAATGGGAGAACAGTCTCA GGGATTGGAGTTAACACGTTTGATCCAAAGCAGAAATTGTATCCTCTTGCAATGGGAGTTGATATAGCCAAGAGCTCTGATACTCGAGAAAGTTCAAG GTACTGTACTGAAGGATCAATGGACCCTAGAAAGGTAAAAGGAAAGCTTGTTTATTGCCAGTTAGGTTCTTGGGGTGCTGATTCTGTTGTAAAAGAGCTTGGAGGAATTGGCACTATTATTGAGAGTGATCAGTTTCTTGattctgcccaaattttcatgGCTCCGTCAACAATAGTTAACAGCAGCATAGGGAAAAGTTTGAATAGCTATATGCATTCAGAAAG ATTACCTTCAGCAGTAATATACAGATCACAAGAAGTCAAGATCAAAGCTCCATTCATCGCATCATTTTCATCAAGAGGTCCAAATCCGGGAACAAAGCGCCTTCTGAAG CCTGATATTGCAGCTCCAGGAATTGACATTCTGGCTTCTTACACCCCGATGAAATCACTCACCGGTCTGAAAGGTGATACTCAATATTCAGAATTCACTCTCATGTCTGGCACTtccatgtcatgccctcatgtTGGTGGTGCAGCTGCCTATGTAAAGTCATTCCATCCTGACTGGTCTCCTTCTGCTATTAAGTCTGCCATCATCACTACTG CAAGATCTATGAGCTCAAAGGTGGACAGGGAAGCAGAGTTTGCGTATGGTGCTGGACAAGTTAATCCGATGAAAGCAAGAAGCCCTGGATTAGTCTATGACATGGATGATATGTCATATATCCAATTCTTATGCCATGAAGGCTACAATTCATCATCAGTGTCCAGTTTACTTCGACAACAGGTAAATTGCTCCACATTGATTCCTGCAAATGGGGAAGATGCTATCAACTATCCCACAATGCAGCTTGGCCTAAAGAGTGATCAAGAACCAACCATAGGCATTTTCAGGAGGAGAGTTACCAATGTTGGCCAAGCTACGTCTGTTTATAATGCAACCATCAGAGCTCCCAAGGGAGTGGATATCACTGTACAACCAATGACTCTCTCCTTCACACGTGCAATGCAGAAGAGAAGTTTCAAGGTTGTTGTAAAGGCAAAACCAATGTCAAATGCTATAATATTGTCAGGTTCACTCATTTGGAAAAGCTCCCGGCACATTGTAAGAAGTCCTATAGTAGTTTATGATCCAAAAGTTTTTGATGAAGTTGTAATGTGA
- the LOC129886623 gene encoding subtilisin-like protease SBT1.1 isoform X1, whose protein sequence is MKMNFRNCVFLLAYTVSVISFTLAEQDIYVVHMDKTKVRSLDSYLGISKRWYEDVISSISADSEEEQEEKPPQLLYVYEKSVSGFSAKLSKKQLESLKQVDGFLTAVLDEMLSLHTTHSPQFLGLKSGRGLWGAPNLTSDVIVGMIDTGIWPEHVSFHDSGMPPVPSHWKGKCEAGTKFMRSNCNRKIIGARIFSKGYEAAAGKINEKKDYRSPRDSQGHGTHTASTAAGNLVNGANLFGLAKGLAGGMSYGSRIAVYKACFMLGCSSSDVLAAIDQAVIDGVDVLSLSLGGLPKPFYVDNIAIAAFGAVQHGVFVSCSAGNSGPLNSSVGNAAPWIMTVAASSLDRSFPTTVKLGDGHVFKGASLYTGKPTMQLPLVYGRTAGGEEARFCTNGTLSSRLVKGKIVVCDKGINARAEKGEQVKIAGGAGMIMVNRVEEGDELYADAHVLPATSLGASAGIAIKNYINLTKTATASIKFEGTVYGNRAPIVAAFSSRGPSAAGPDIIKPDVTAPGVDILAAWPPNISPSMLKSDKRSMQFNILSGTSMSCPHVSGLAALLKSVHRDWSPAAIKSALLTTAYTLDKERTPIADAVSETSISATPFTFGSGHVDPERASDPGLIYDISTEDYLHYICSLNYNSSQIALLLRENYTCPTSHSFQSPGDLNYPSFAVLFDSKNQHVIQTFKRTVTNVGTPRSTYSVQVEAPYGVSVTVKPKILKFQKKGQKMRYKVRFVVAKGKRSPGDSTFGSLTWISRTHIVRSPIATTWH, encoded by the exons A TGAAGATGAACTTCAGGAACTGCGTGTTTTTGTTAGCGTATACAGTTTCAGTGATTTCATTTACTTTAGCAGAACAAGACATATATGTTGTTCATATGGACAAGACAAAAGTCAGATCATTAGACAGTTATCTTGGAATATCCAAAAGATGGTATGAAGATGTTATTAGTTCTATATCTGCTGATAGTGAAGAGGAACAAGAAGAAAAGCCTCCTCAACTTctctatgtatatgaaaaatccGTTTCTGGTTTTTCAGCAAAACTCTCCAAGAAACAACTCGAATCACTAAAACAAGTTGATGGATTCCTCACAGCTGTGCTGGATGAAATGTTAAGCCTACACACAACTCATTCACCTCAGTTTCTTGGGCTGAAAAGTGGCAGAGGACTTTGGGGTGCTCCAAATTTGACCTCTGATGTGATTGTTGGCATGATTGATACTGGAATTTGGCCTGAACATGTAAGTTTCCATGATTCTGGAATGCCACCGGTGCCTTCTCATTGGAAAGGCAAATGTGAAGCTGGAACTAAATTTATGCGATCAAATTGTAATAGGAAGATTATTGGTGCAAGGattttttccaaaggatatgAAGCTGCTGCAGggaaaatcaatgaaaaaaaGGATTATAGATCACCGCGAGACTCACAAGGACACGGAACACATACTGCTTCAACAGCAGCTGGAAATCTTGTCAATGGTGCCAACCTTTTCGGTTTGGCTAAAGGCTTGGCTGGTGGTATGAGCTATGGATCAAGAATTGCAGTTTACAAAGCTTGTTTCATGTTAGGCTGCTCAAGCTCTGACGTTTTAGCAGCTATTGATCAAGCTGTTATTGATGGGGTGGATGTATTGTCACTTTCTTTAGGAGGCTTGCCAAAGCCATTTTATGTAGATAATATAGCTATTGCTGCATTTGGTGCAGTCCAACATGGGGTCTTTGTTTCATGTTCAGCAGGAAATTCAGGGCCTTTGAATTCAAGTGTTGGCAATGCAGCACCGTGGATTATGACTGTTGCAGCAAGCTCGTTGGACCGCAGCTTTCCAACTACTGTCAAGCTTGGAGATGGACATGTTTTTAAAGGAGCTTCATTGTACACAGGCAAGCCTACAATGCAATTGCCACTTGTTTATGGAAGAACAGCAGGTGGGGAAGAAGCTCGATTTTGCACCAATGGGACACTATCTTCAAGATTAGTCAAAGGCAAGATTGTTGTCTGTGACAAAGGAATCAATGCCAGAGCTGAAAAGGGAGAGCAAGTGAAAATAGCTGGTGGAGCAGGAATGATTATGGTTAATAGAGTTGAAGAAGGAGATGAACTTTATGCCGATGCTCATGTCCTGCCTGCCACATCTTTGGGTGCTTCAGCTGGCATTGCTATCAAGAATTACATTAACTTGACAAAAACTGCCACAGCTTCAATCAAATTTGAGGGGACAGTTTATGGCAATCGCGCACCAATAGTAGCTGCCTTTTCCTCTAGAGGACCTAGTGCAGCTGGACCAGATATTATAAAGCCGGATGTTACTGCTCCAGGAGTGGACATATTAGCTGCCTGGCCTCCAAATATCAGCCCATCAATGCTAAAGAGCGATAAGAGAAGCATGCAATTCAACATTCTTTCTGGCACTTCCATGTCTTGTCCTCATGTCAGTGGACTAGCTGCATTGCTTAAATCTGTCCATAGAGATTGGTCACCAGCAGCAATCAAGTCAGCACTACTGACAACTGCTTATACCCTTGACAAAGAAAGAACTCCAATAGCAGATGCTGTTTCCGAGACTTCAATATCAGCTACACCATTCACCTTTGGCTCGGGACATGTTGATCCTGAAAGGGCTTCTGATCCAGGCCTTATCTACGATATCTCAACCGAGGATTACCTACATTATATCTGTAGCCTAAACTACAACTCTTCCCAAATAGCCCTTTTGTTGAGAGAAAATTATACTTGTCCTACTAGTCATTCATTTCAATCACCTGGTGATCTAAACTACCCTTCTTTCGCTGTACTTTTCGACAGCAAGAACCAACATGTGATCCAGACATTTAAAAGAACTGTGACAAATGTTGGGACCCCTAGGAGTACTTACAGTGTACAAGTGGAGGCACCTTATGGAGTATCAGTCACTGTGAAGCCAAAAATTCTGAAATTTCAGAAAAAAGGtcagaaaatgagatacaaagtGAGGTTTGTTGTTGCAAAGGGAAAAAGGAGTCCTGGTGATTCAACATTTGGATCACTGACTTGGATTTCAAGAACACATATAGTTAGAAGCCCCATTGCTACCACATGGCATTAA
- the LOC129886623 gene encoding subtilisin-like protease SBT1.1 isoform X2 — MNFRNCVFLLAYTVSVISFTLAEQDIYVVHMDKTKVRSLDSYLGISKRWYEDVISSISADSEEEQEEKPPQLLYVYEKSVSGFSAKLSKKQLESLKQVDGFLTAVLDEMLSLHTTHSPQFLGLKSGRGLWGAPNLTSDVIVGMIDTGIWPEHVSFHDSGMPPVPSHWKGKCEAGTKFMRSNCNRKIIGARIFSKGYEAAAGKINEKKDYRSPRDSQGHGTHTASTAAGNLVNGANLFGLAKGLAGGMSYGSRIAVYKACFMLGCSSSDVLAAIDQAVIDGVDVLSLSLGGLPKPFYVDNIAIAAFGAVQHGVFVSCSAGNSGPLNSSVGNAAPWIMTVAASSLDRSFPTTVKLGDGHVFKGASLYTGKPTMQLPLVYGRTAGGEEARFCTNGTLSSRLVKGKIVVCDKGINARAEKGEQVKIAGGAGMIMVNRVEEGDELYADAHVLPATSLGASAGIAIKNYINLTKTATASIKFEGTVYGNRAPIVAAFSSRGPSAAGPDIIKPDVTAPGVDILAAWPPNISPSMLKSDKRSMQFNILSGTSMSCPHVSGLAALLKSVHRDWSPAAIKSALLTTAYTLDKERTPIADAVSETSISATPFTFGSGHVDPERASDPGLIYDISTEDYLHYICSLNYNSSQIALLLRENYTCPTSHSFQSPGDLNYPSFAVLFDSKNQHVIQTFKRTVTNVGTPRSTYSVQVEAPYGVSVTVKPKILKFQKKGQKMRYKVRFVVAKGKRSPGDSTFGSLTWISRTHIVRSPIATTWH, encoded by the coding sequence ATGAACTTCAGGAACTGCGTGTTTTTGTTAGCGTATACAGTTTCAGTGATTTCATTTACTTTAGCAGAACAAGACATATATGTTGTTCATATGGACAAGACAAAAGTCAGATCATTAGACAGTTATCTTGGAATATCCAAAAGATGGTATGAAGATGTTATTAGTTCTATATCTGCTGATAGTGAAGAGGAACAAGAAGAAAAGCCTCCTCAACTTctctatgtatatgaaaaatccGTTTCTGGTTTTTCAGCAAAACTCTCCAAGAAACAACTCGAATCACTAAAACAAGTTGATGGATTCCTCACAGCTGTGCTGGATGAAATGTTAAGCCTACACACAACTCATTCACCTCAGTTTCTTGGGCTGAAAAGTGGCAGAGGACTTTGGGGTGCTCCAAATTTGACCTCTGATGTGATTGTTGGCATGATTGATACTGGAATTTGGCCTGAACATGTAAGTTTCCATGATTCTGGAATGCCACCGGTGCCTTCTCATTGGAAAGGCAAATGTGAAGCTGGAACTAAATTTATGCGATCAAATTGTAATAGGAAGATTATTGGTGCAAGGattttttccaaaggatatgAAGCTGCTGCAGggaaaatcaatgaaaaaaaGGATTATAGATCACCGCGAGACTCACAAGGACACGGAACACATACTGCTTCAACAGCAGCTGGAAATCTTGTCAATGGTGCCAACCTTTTCGGTTTGGCTAAAGGCTTGGCTGGTGGTATGAGCTATGGATCAAGAATTGCAGTTTACAAAGCTTGTTTCATGTTAGGCTGCTCAAGCTCTGACGTTTTAGCAGCTATTGATCAAGCTGTTATTGATGGGGTGGATGTATTGTCACTTTCTTTAGGAGGCTTGCCAAAGCCATTTTATGTAGATAATATAGCTATTGCTGCATTTGGTGCAGTCCAACATGGGGTCTTTGTTTCATGTTCAGCAGGAAATTCAGGGCCTTTGAATTCAAGTGTTGGCAATGCAGCACCGTGGATTATGACTGTTGCAGCAAGCTCGTTGGACCGCAGCTTTCCAACTACTGTCAAGCTTGGAGATGGACATGTTTTTAAAGGAGCTTCATTGTACACAGGCAAGCCTACAATGCAATTGCCACTTGTTTATGGAAGAACAGCAGGTGGGGAAGAAGCTCGATTTTGCACCAATGGGACACTATCTTCAAGATTAGTCAAAGGCAAGATTGTTGTCTGTGACAAAGGAATCAATGCCAGAGCTGAAAAGGGAGAGCAAGTGAAAATAGCTGGTGGAGCAGGAATGATTATGGTTAATAGAGTTGAAGAAGGAGATGAACTTTATGCCGATGCTCATGTCCTGCCTGCCACATCTTTGGGTGCTTCAGCTGGCATTGCTATCAAGAATTACATTAACTTGACAAAAACTGCCACAGCTTCAATCAAATTTGAGGGGACAGTTTATGGCAATCGCGCACCAATAGTAGCTGCCTTTTCCTCTAGAGGACCTAGTGCAGCTGGACCAGATATTATAAAGCCGGATGTTACTGCTCCAGGAGTGGACATATTAGCTGCCTGGCCTCCAAATATCAGCCCATCAATGCTAAAGAGCGATAAGAGAAGCATGCAATTCAACATTCTTTCTGGCACTTCCATGTCTTGTCCTCATGTCAGTGGACTAGCTGCATTGCTTAAATCTGTCCATAGAGATTGGTCACCAGCAGCAATCAAGTCAGCACTACTGACAACTGCTTATACCCTTGACAAAGAAAGAACTCCAATAGCAGATGCTGTTTCCGAGACTTCAATATCAGCTACACCATTCACCTTTGGCTCGGGACATGTTGATCCTGAAAGGGCTTCTGATCCAGGCCTTATCTACGATATCTCAACCGAGGATTACCTACATTATATCTGTAGCCTAAACTACAACTCTTCCCAAATAGCCCTTTTGTTGAGAGAAAATTATACTTGTCCTACTAGTCATTCATTTCAATCACCTGGTGATCTAAACTACCCTTCTTTCGCTGTACTTTTCGACAGCAAGAACCAACATGTGATCCAGACATTTAAAAGAACTGTGACAAATGTTGGGACCCCTAGGAGTACTTACAGTGTACAAGTGGAGGCACCTTATGGAGTATCAGTCACTGTGAAGCCAAAAATTCTGAAATTTCAGAAAAAAGGtcagaaaatgagatacaaagtGAGGTTTGTTGTTGCAAAGGGAAAAAGGAGTCCTGGTGATTCAACATTTGGATCACTGACTTGGATTTCAAGAACACATATAGTTAGAAGCCCCATTGCTACCACATGGCATTAA